The region TCATAACAACCCCATGGGTCTAATGTACATGCTGCACTATAGCATAGTGCAGACCATAGATGGGACATTTCCAGAATCTGCAGCTGGAGGCCAGATGATATAACTTGAGGAGTACAAAAGAGCGGTGGACACCTATTATAGCAACTGAATCatgctgtcactgtcccagcTAAAAGAGACTGACTGTGCCAGCCATAAGTCTACTCTACTGAATGTTAAGAGTGAAAGGGGATGTACCAATAGCAGTAAATTGTTGAAATTTGGAATTCTGAAGTGTCAAAGGTACTGCAGTACTGCACCATATGATGTGTTAGCTTTGTCTTGACCTATGGTGCTAGTGAAGTCCATTTACATTAGCACATTCCCCATGAAAAGTCTCATGGTTCTTGCTAAGTTCAGAATGCTTGGAGATTGAGGGGGacattcaaacaaaaaaagaagccaagTCAAACCCACAACCACCAGTCTTGCTCACCACTGTGCCAAAGTAACAGCTTTGTGTATTGTTGTTTGAAACCAGTGAAAATATCAAATTCCAGAGAgttattaaaatacttaaaaggGAAAATCTCTGCAACACTTGTTCACCAAAATGAGTATTTGTGCCTACTGCACTTAATGTTTTACAGTTCTAACAGAGAATTATTGCTAGCTTCAGTGAGAGAGAGAGCTCTGTTTGTCTAAAGAGTGCCAGCTCACATCCTCCAATTGCATACTGATGTACTCCAGAGTGACTTTGGAACATAATGCCTTCCTCTCAGGTTGCATAGTAAAGAATcagaaaattcattaaataGTCCAGAAAGTTGTACAGTGTTTTAAAGGAGATTggctatttttttctcattctctctgCCAGGATGGAGTGGAAAAACTGGGAGTGGATGAGCGTGACTGTTATGTCCATGTCATGAAGTTGCAGTTTCAATCAGAGCACGAGCCATAATTTGGTTTCTGTAAAAGTGACCAGTCCAAATTCATCCAGTTTAACAACTGGTCATGCTGATCTAAGTTGAGGTTGCTCTGGTTCTTTTCTCCATTCCCTCTGAAGTCCCACAGACACACCTGCCTTCAGGTTTTTAGAGAAGTCCTTGTGCAGTTGTGTAGTCAGACATGATTGTGTGGGAAAacaagtgtttatttttgtagGTTAAATTTTTTGGCCCATTTAACTTCTCAACTCACCTCATCTCAACTACAAGAGCCATTATAAAGGATGGGACAGGACAGCATTGCCGTGGGCCAGGGAGAGGGTGAGACTGCAACAGCTTCAACTTGCATTGATTTAAATTTCAGTAAATCCATACACTGAACTAAAAATTTTCAATGCAAATTACCATTTTCGCTACAGAACAGAATAAGTGAAATTTGGGAATCCTCCAGtgcacagctcagtgctttcAAGActccaagaaaatattttatgttaaaaggaatatatttaaaagagtTTGTTAAGAGTTCAGCAattttttgtctccctgcttaatagaaaagaaggtaaaaatttcttcatgatGATAATGTTAGTGATATGTGCTATGGTAGACATTTGCATTAGGACAGccagagaaatacagaaatgtgtccagctaaaaaaaaatccctgcttcttaaagggaaaaaaccttgGAAGAGTTCAACAGAGAAGGTAAGGACAGAGGCAGAGAGATGGCAAAGCAAAACCTGGCATAGGAAAAAGTCACTCAAGGGGAAAGTATGATTTTACAGGGTCATTGCCAATGACTTTCACCTCTTCACAAGGCTGAAAGGAAACTCTGCATCTAGCCTTAGGGATTTTTCCCCCAACTTGATTCCAGGATTACAGAACGTAACTGTAGGAAAAAACATTCCGGAAATGATAGAAATTTTATATTCGCACTCAAAACTTCAAACCATGAAGActgcatatttatttaataataataatttgcatTCTGAAGttctgtaaacaaaaataataaagtgcTGAACTTGAATTAGACATTAGACTAAATATTCAACCAAAATTGTACTTACTTGTGAATTTGGAACGCCGCCCGCCCAAGCCACATTGGCGTATTTTGCCGCCCCGAAACAGTCCGTAGTAAATTTCTCCAATGAATTTGACCAGCTCTGGATCTGTGGCATTGACCAAATCAGCCCCTGTTTTGCAAAGGATCTTTCCAGTCATCCACTTCGGAGTCCCCATTGCAACAACAATCAAGATAAAAGACACAAAACTTATTAGAGAAGCCAAGGCAAATAATGTCTTTTTAAAGCAGCCAGGCATCCTAGTGCTTTCAAGAGATCATCTCGAAGGCCTCTCCGCAGTAGTCAGAcatatttcccatttttcatcATGCTCCAAAATCCACAGCCGAATAACAGgcatttcaaaatacttctcTTTGTATTTTGAAGGTCCAGTAATTAATCGGTTTGGTTAAAAATCAaggcaaaaaatacattttgctgcAACAACATTCTGAAATTGTTGCAGGTAACGGCTTCATTACATTGTAGTGCAGTGATGCTTCTTTCTGCAGCAAGTAATCCTATCTCTATGGCCTGTCTAATATTTCCTCAGGGGTTTAATTGTCCTGCTCAAATGACATCAAGTTTTTAACTGCAACCTCGTGAAGAAAATTTGGAGAAGAATCTAGTTTcttagattattttaaaaggtggGTAACTATCTGTGTGCAAGAGACAAAGCGTCAGAACAGCATAATTTGGCTGAAGGATTCTGCTGTCGTCTCAGCTGCGCTGAGCTTCCCGGCGCTTGCTCCCACCCAGCCTGTAAATGTCACTGCAGGCAGAGTTATCTGAGGGACAGAAACGATGGCTCTGGAATCTGCCGGGTTACAGCACGGAGCCCCTCGCAGCCGGGCTGGCCTGGCCCGCCGCGCTGTACCCCACGGCACTCATGGGGTCTAACTCAAGCGACAGGTGCGAGCCAGGAGCGCTAAAGAAAACCGGCCGTAATTGTCTGCACTTCTACGATTACTGCCACCCGAGCCCTGGGGGGACCTTCAGAACCactaattaatgaattaattagcagcagcaggagccctggggaCCAGTAACGTGGCCCCTCGCCGCGGCCTGGCCGAGGCATGTCCCCCCGCTCCGCACCGGCGCgggcagcccagcccctcacaccGCCCGGGGGAGGCCGGCGCCGCCCCTCGCCCGCCCCGTGGGGCGGCCTGTCCGCGCCGGGCAGAGCGGCGCCGAGCAGCGGCCATGGCGGCGGGCAAGGTGCTGGTGTACGGCGGCAGAGGGGCGCTGGGCTCCCAGTGCGTGCGGTACTTCAAGTCCAAGAGCTGGGTAAGCGCCGGGCCGGGAGGTGGCGAGGCGGGGAGCGGCCGAGCCCCGCCGGGCCGTGCGCTCGGGGGCGCCGGCCGCTAACGCGCCGTTCCTGTCGCCGCGGCAGTGGGTGGCCAGCATCGACCTGGCGGAGAACGCGGACGCCAGCGCCAACGTGGTGGTGAGAGCGACCGACTCCTTCCCCGAGCAGGCCGAGCAGGTGGGtcggcggcgggcgcggggcggccaGCGCCGGGTGAGGCGGGGCGGCGGCCAGTTTCCCCGGGAGTGTGCATCCCTGGGGCCCAGCGGTGCACGGAGCTTCCCGCGGCGTGTGCATCGCTTTGGCTGCCGCCCGCCGTGAGCAAGGCGGCTGCAGGGATGGGTCCGGCTCCCTAGAGGAAGCAAGAGCGCGGTCGGTGGCGGTCGTGCGGCCGTACCGCGAACCTCAAGGGCCTTCAGCTTCTGCTCCTCACTTTTCAGTTTGTTGTAATTCCTTTTAACTGAATACGCAGAAATAGCTTGATCCGGGATATTGGAGGCTCAGCACACAAagcagttttgctttgtttttgtcttgGCTTTTAGAAGTTACAAACTGAATCAGGTGAGTAGTAATGAGGATGGGTAAGGACTTCTTAAAATGCAACACTTCTTTCAAATATCCTAACTTATAAATGTGTTGTGGGTAAGTAGGTGGCATGCTCAAAGCATATGAACCCTAAGCCCCAAGGGATCCCTAGGGGAATGCACTGGGTTTCCACAGAGGTGAATGTGGGAGAATCTAAGCCAGCCTAAAATATACTTTGCTTTATTCTCAATAGCTAGGATTCATTTTTTACATGTTAAGTTTCAAACCAATTTCTGTCActgatatatttaaaataaaaccagtatgggttttttatatttacacAACTCCTAAGGCTTTGGAAGAGTAACATGGAATGTTTACAATACAATTTTCAGTATGGTTTTGCAAAagttatttgttctttttcacttgCTGAGAGGTGGATTGCTTGCTATTTGACAGAGAAAATTCATCGCAAATAAATTCATTACCAGCTGCAAGGCATTATGTTTGAAAGAGAACAAACAGTAGATTTCTAAAAGTATACAAGCTCAAATTTAGTGGCCAGGCTCAAACTGATGGTTGTCATCTAGACAGAAGCAATAAGGAGGCTATTCTTTAGTTGTTTTTCCTGCACTGTCATTAAAAGTGACACCAGTAGTCCTGGTCAGACCTGGAGTTTCATTTCCCATCTTAAACAACACCATACTCAGAAGAGAACCTGTCAAAAGCAAGTCAGTAATATTTTTTGCTAACAATAGAGGTAAGGGTCAGGTGTTTCAGCCCTGATAATCATTTATTTCCAGTGACAGCACACACTCTGGCTTTCATTCATCTGACTTTCATCTATAGTTATTTTTAACACAGTTGTTTTGAGTTTGTGAATCATAAATAGTAATTTTCTATAGCTACTTAAGTTGCTGTGTCCTTTGTTATTCAAATACATAGATAGGAGCTTTTAAGACGTTTGTGGTGTTTACCTCTTTCCCTTGTCAAGTCCAATGTTTTCAGTATGTTCTTGTTCCGTGTGTTGAAGGTGACAGCAGAAGTTGGAAAACTTCTTGGTGAAGAAAAGGTGGATGCAATCTTGTGTGTAGCAGGAGGATGGGCTGGAGGCAGCGCCAAAGCCAAGTGTAAGCCTTTGATACACACATGCTGGTGAAAGCATGACTGATATCTAAGAGAGGTCCTTAAAAACCCTTCTTCCTGACTCCAGAAGAGAACAAAGGCATAGAAGTACAAAATAGCTTAGTCACAATGCTTCTTAGTGCTTCTCTGAAGTTTTGCTTTCTCAAAtttgttcttttgctttcacaaatttgttttttcaaatttgTGTTAAATTTGCACAGCAGTTAATTTCTTCAGTAATGTTTGTTGATGCACTAATTTTTATCAGAAAGTCTTGGTGTGCTTTCTGAAGGAGCTCAGCATTGTTATCTATGAACTGACTTTTGCTGAGATTACCTGAGTCAGGTAAGTTACGAAAGACACATTGATGTTGTTTCCTAAGTCATTGCTTTATGCATAAAACCTCAGTTGCTTCCTGCAGTTCTGAGCTGTTACTGTGCAATACAATATGGGAAGGCACTACCTAATCATGCTACAGAAAGAACCCTTCAGAttgaaaaaaggcttttaaacaTGTAATATTCATAATGGAATTTATACTTTTTCCACTGCTGTAGAggtacaagaagaaaaatagccTTGTTTTCTGTCTGGAGTAAATTTGGTAAAACGTGTCCTGTTCTTCCTCGTTCTGGTTTGGATGTTACAGGTTCAAAGAGAAAGGAGATTCAAAAGACATAAATAAGTATTTTACCATGGGGAAGTAGAAAATGgtagaaaacatattttcatagTGCTGTTGCACTCTGTGTAACAGTGAGCACATCAGAGTTAAAAGTCTTCCTTTGGCTAATTTGACTAATTCTCTTCCTAATCAGCTTTATACAAAAACTGTGATCTGATGTGGAAGCAGAGCGTTTGGACATCGACTATTTCCAGCCACCTTGCcacaaaatatctgaaagaagGTGGCCTCTTGACTCTGACAGGAGCTCAGGCTGCTTTATCCGGAACCCCAGGTAAAATGCTGTGCGTgtcagctgcaggagcaccagCAGTTAGAGACAGTTGTTTATCTGAGCGTTCTTGTTTGTGAAGCAATAGCTTTGCACCCTGAGTTTTTGACACTTAGCACAAATAGGACCCTGCTGCTCAAAGGTGTAGGAAAAGTAAGGTTTTACAGGTAGCAATATTGAATCTCTCGAAGCTGTAGTGCAAGCACATAGAATCAGTATTTAAATAGTATTTGACATGCATTGTTGAAATGTACTTGGCTAGTATATGGTACAGAAAAAAGTTTGGAAGATAAGGAAAGCTAGAAGCACATAGCAATGTAAGTACAATGCTTAGACAAAGTTAAATTTCCTATTTGTGTTCTGAAAGACAGAGTCCTTCATTGATCAGTCTTTCTGTTGGTGATGACTCAGCTGATTCTGATAACCATGCTTGTCCTTTTCATGTTCTGATTCCAGTCTTGGGTTCAGACATAGATAAGCTTGTTGACTGTTGGCTTTGTCCTCAGCTGGCTATTTATTAGGCACTTTATTGGATTTTTAATCTCGCTCCTCAACCTTGTTGGTTTGCATGAAGGAAGAAATCTGGgagcaatttaaaattaaaaaaaaaagccactgacACACAAGCCTGCAGGCAGCAAGAGGAAAGTTTGAGACAAATACTCCTATTTCCCAAGCTTTTATTAGTGTCAtttcaacaatatttttaagaCACAAATACTAAGATTTTAAAACATACACAGTCTATGAAATATTCTTGAAAGCTTTGCCTAAAACTGTTTGGACAAAAATATTCTATATATTTTCAAGTTAATGATTAATCCTTTGTGTTTATAGCAGCATCTGTTATAGTCAGTGATAAAAGGTATATATTTGAGAATAAGCAGATGAATAATTTACAGTGGACTGCTGACTGACTATACACAAAcgaaaaaaaagtgaattctGGCAAactttggtggttttgtttgggtggCCTTGGAAGGAAGGGACCACAACACAGGAATTGAAGTGATGAGCCTTCCATCACTTTAGTTTTGAAGTAGCTGGTTTCAGCTAGTCcagatttttctgaaagtcACAGCAGTGCTTTGGGCAAACACATGCAACTTATTAACATCAGGAAGAATTGGGAAAGAGTTGTTACTCAACTTTTGTAAATATGCCTTACTAGCCTTGTTATGACCAGCTCTTCTGGAAGAAATAACCTTTTTCATGTTTGCTGttcatgagatttttttcttttcctatgaGAAAAATCTTGCCTCATATAATGCAAACTGaagaacactgaaaattacGTGAACACTGACTGAAGCAGTGCGAGTGTGATGTCTGAGAAATGTATCAGGCAGGAAAAGGTTTCTAAGAAGATTTAGAATGTTTGCTTTAGacaagaagagagagaaatatgaTACACATGTGAATATTTTTATCATAACAATAAAATAAGTTAGCTACTGTTGCCCATGATTCCTCCTAATAAAAATGGATGTTATATAATATGTCTAATTACATCATAGATGTATTTCTATTATATTCAAAATACTTCTTCAGGAGTGTTGTAAAGGGGCTGGATAGCTGTATAGATGGGTAGGAAGAAAGACATTCAGTTATAGTATACAAAATATATTCTGCACTCTGATTGTCCAGATCTTGTTCCTGAGCAGTGTGCCTTATGCTCTGGTTCCTGCTGCTCTTATGCTGCTAAATGATGGCTGCCTAAAAAGCAACAATTTTTAGGAAGAAGCTTGCTTTCACTGCacattatttattcattttctacCCATgggagttgggttttttcctagcTTTCTCCACAGGGCGTGTCAAATGCTGACCAAGTGAATTCCAGATTTGAGAGGGAAGTGAACTGTGTCTGTTGGGGTCCAAGCTCACAAATACCTTAGTTATATGATGAAAATTAATAGAAGAGTGCCTTATTAAAGCCTATGTGCATCTTATTCTGTTAAATTTGTAAACTTAGCCCAATAGATCACATCCTTCAGAGTGCATTTGGATACATTGACTAAACATGCTTGACTTGGTAAGCTGCTTATTTCTGTAGTGCTAAGTTAACTGAGTTCTATGATAGTTTCTGGATGTTCACTAAAGCCCTTTTATTAAtattgtcatttttcttttgatatgtACGCTTTACAATACTTTTAATATGTATACTTTAAAAGTGTGACTCTTTTCTGGCGGTGGTAAGTGGTCTTAATATTCATCAGTCTTTAGTTGCTGATATTGATGGCTGTTCTGATTGTGCTCTAATTTGCCTGTTTGTAATTTTTAGGGATGATTGCCTATGGCATGGCCAAAGGAGCAGTGCATCAGCTTTGTCAGAGTTTGGCTGGTGCCAGCAGTGGGCTGCCATCTGGTTCTGCTGCAGTTGCCATTTTACCGTAAGTGGTTGCTTAGTTGTGTCTGCCCgtgttgttttatttaattactgCTGTAACCTCGAGCCACACAGATATGTTTGCAGTGTCCTGTTGACAACACACAGACAGCCTCTCAGACCTACTCACAAGGAAAGAATGCATCTTGACTGGATGAACAAAGTGTCATGCAAGTCACCCTAAAAATGATTCCATTCTTTTCTTCGCCTTTGCAAGACAGTATTGGATATTAggattaaaattttatttcttttttatctgtttaaCTGTGGCCATGCATTGATGtatgatttctttatttcaatATAGACAGAACTGTAAAAATGAGATGAGCTGTGCAGTGAAGTTTTAGACTTAGCTCTGTGATAACAGTAAGGCAAAGGATTACTTGACAGGTTTTCACTTGATCAAAGATGCTTCTTCATAAGGTGCTGCATACCTCTGCTTTATTGGTAAAATCAGGTTACTTTAAGGACCTGTAAACCAAAGAAGTTtagcttgttttcatttttgtcagGAAAGCTAGTTAAAAATGGATGGCCTagtatgtttaattttttaattcactatgtttaattttattttttttaatctgttctgTTGCAAATATTAGAAGTATTTCTGTTGCCAGGCCCATATCTAGTTCAGGACCCAAAATGTAAAACTAAAGAGTTCTGTACAGAGATTTGGTACACTGCCTGAATTCTCTACTTTTGGTTTCCTCACACACACTCTTAACACACTTCTTCAGGTCAGACAGGAATGGCATTAAATGTATTTGGATAATTGACACCACCTTCTAGAGGGCTTTACATGCAGGCAGATGCTGAGTTCATGGGATTCTTGTGCATGCTGCTCTTGTAGTTCTTGTAGTTCTCATGCAAAACTCTCTTCTTAAGTGAATTTTTGAGAGGATAAATATACTTTGGATTGTTAACAGCATTTCAATGAGGGAGTTCTGGAAAGTTAACCCTTTCTTTTCATTGTATGTAGTATAAATATGTATTATCAAAGTCAAAACTTCCTGTGTTTATGCTCTTAGTCTCTCAGTGTGGATGTAGTGCATGTGTGCTGTGCAGTACATGGGAGCAAGCTTACTGCTCCATTCTCCATCTGCATGAGAGAGGTGGGAGGGGAGCTGcaaggagctgtgggatggcTCCAATGGGCAGTTCCTCAGCTAGCCAGGAAGCTGGAGGGTTCTTAGCTCGAGCCTTGGATATACATGGAAACGAATGACTATATTCTGTTATCACATGGAGGGGTGCAAGGAAAATCCATACCACATGGTGTAAAAGTCAAGCAAATATTACAGCAGTGAATTGAAGCAGGT is a window of Sylvia atricapilla isolate bSylAtr1 chromosome 4, bSylAtr1.pri, whole genome shotgun sequence DNA encoding:
- the QDPR gene encoding dihydropteridine reductase, giving the protein MAAGKVLVYGGRGALGSQCVRYFKSKSWWVASIDLAENADASANVVVRATDSFPEQAEQVTAEVGKLLGEEKVDAILCVAGGWAGGSAKAKSLYKNCDLMWKQSVWTSTISSHLATKYLKEGGLLTLTGAQAALSGTPGMIAYGMAKGAVHQLCQSLAGASSGLPSGSAAVAILPVTLDTPANRKSMPDADFSSWTPLEFIAETFYDWITGKDRPNSGSLIQVITTGGKTELVSAAHL